A single Arachidicoccus sp. BS20 DNA region contains:
- a CDS encoding RNA polymerase sigma factor — protein sequence MNRHQKYDDEVLVNKFYQTQDNYWLGILLERYTLLLLGVCMKYLKDENEARDAVQQVFYKVLNEFHHSKVTAFRGWIYAVAKNYCLMKLRSEKRLILEEWKEELTELIEDELPQDALDKERRYQYIEQAMKQLNDEQKTCISLFYLHKKTYSEITEITGFSDTQVKSHIQNGKRNLKISIEKMRQNDDE from the coding sequence GTGAACCGGCATCAAAAATACGACGATGAGGTTTTGGTAAACAAATTTTATCAAACGCAGGATAATTATTGGCTCGGCATTTTGCTGGAGCGATATACGCTTTTGCTGCTTGGTGTGTGCATGAAATATTTAAAAGACGAAAATGAAGCCAGGGATGCCGTGCAGCAGGTTTTTTACAAAGTATTGAACGAGTTTCATCATTCTAAAGTAACTGCATTCAGAGGGTGGATTTATGCCGTTGCAAAAAATTATTGTTTGATGAAACTGCGTTCCGAAAAAAGATTAATTTTGGAAGAGTGGAAAGAAGAACTAACGGAACTAATAGAAGATGAATTGCCGCAGGATGCTTTGGACAAAGAAAGACGTTACCAATACATAGAACAGGCAATGAAACAGTTGAACGATGAACAAAAGACTTGTATTTCATTATTTTATCTTCATAAAAAAACATATTCGGAAATAACTGAAATTACAGGATTTAGCGATACGCAGGTAAAGAGCCATATTCAAAACGGCAAGAGAAATCTTAAAATTTCTATAGAAAAGATGAGGCAGAACGATGACGAATAA
- a CDS encoding C40 family peptidase yields MQKVTAIVPVAPMRAEASHRSEMVSQILLGETGDIIEAGKDFTKIKTNADDYEGWVQTSQLAGISENEAKTNILGYATKNCCIQFNEQTMFISTGTPVLETKNIGQFLIDYKDIPYLKNVSFSKEALEELAFPFLNTGYLWGGRSAFGIDCSGYAQLIFKFFGYQLPRDAYLQATVGDTIDFLEQTEPGDLAYFDNADGRIIHVGILLDKETIIHSSGKVRIDKIDADGIVNVDTGLRTHHLRIIKRIA; encoded by the coding sequence ATGCAAAAAGTTACAGCCATAGTTCCTGTTGCGCCAATGCGTGCGGAAGCGTCTCATCGTTCGGAAATGGTAAGCCAGATTTTGTTGGGAGAAACTGGCGACATTATTGAAGCCGGAAAAGATTTTACCAAAATAAAAACCAATGCAGATGATTATGAGGGCTGGGTGCAAACATCACAATTGGCGGGCATTTCTGAAAATGAAGCCAAAACAAATATATTGGGCTATGCAACAAAAAACTGTTGCATACAATTCAATGAACAAACAATGTTTATATCAACAGGAACACCGGTTTTGGAAACAAAAAATATAGGTCAATTTTTAATTGATTATAAAGATATTCCCTATCTGAAAAATGTATCATTTTCAAAAGAAGCGTTGGAAGAGCTTGCATTTCCGTTTTTGAACACAGGTTATTTATGGGGCGGGCGTTCCGCCTTCGGAATTGATTGCAGCGGTTATGCACAACTAATATTTAAGTTTTTCGGTTATCAACTACCGAGAGATGCTTATCTGCAAGCGACAGTTGGAGACACAATTGATTTTCTTGAGCAAACAGAACCCGGAGACCTTGCTTATTTCGATAATGCAGACGGACGAATAATTCACGTTGGTATTTTGCTTGACAAAGAAACCATCATTCATTCATCCGGAAAAGTGCGTATTGATAAAATAGATGCCGACGGAATTGTCAATGTTGATACTGGTTTGCGCACGCATCATCTAAGAATTATTAAAAGAATTGCATAA
- a CDS encoding helix-turn-helix domain-containing protein: MAIKVYQKADKKDIDDVLNLLGSIYPLSKELKDKFYKNTLTLQLQKGETLIDQGEICNYIYFIKSGAMMGSSIHHKRKIITYISIENTFLSSISGLHGVVPSRESIVAVEQSTLLALHNDVLQQLFKNHFDFNYIFRVVIEQYYRDAQERSYIVRLGNARERYEYFTQTKPGYIERLPEESVASLLNIKPVTLSRLKKQFKTQELRKQEAEQLFKQINNDILERKLYTNKKISLKSLSVELGIASHRLSSVINSCSQRTFLNYVNAIRINSIKQYLANPEYLRRYTVEVLAYDAGFSSRSTFYSAFKKEVGVTPAEYLRQLKDTKL, translated from the coding sequence ATGGCAATTAAAGTGTATCAAAAAGCAGACAAAAAAGATATAGATGATGTATTGAATTTACTTGGCTCAATTTATCCGTTGAGCAAAGAACTGAAAGATAAGTTTTATAAAAATACTTTGACACTGCAATTGCAAAAAGGAGAAACGCTGATAGACCAAGGCGAAATATGCAATTATATTTATTTTATAAAATCCGGTGCTATGATGGGGTCATCAATACATCATAAAAGAAAAATTATCACATACATCTCAATAGAAAATACTTTTTTAAGTTCCATATCCGGTTTGCATGGCGTAGTGCCATCCAGAGAAAGTATAGTAGCTGTGGAGCAATCGACATTGCTGGCATTGCACAACGATGTATTGCAGCAGCTTTTTAAAAACCATTTCGACTTTAACTATATTTTTCGTGTAGTAATAGAACAATATTACCGGGATGCACAGGAGCGTTCGTATATCGTACGGTTGGGTAATGCACGGGAAAGATATGAATACTTTACACAAACCAAACCGGGATATATTGAACGCCTGCCCGAAGAAAGTGTAGCATCCCTGTTAAATATAAAGCCTGTTACATTGTCGCGGTTGAAGAAACAGTTTAAAACACAGGAGCTTCGGAAGCAGGAGGCGGAACAATTATTCAAACAAATAAACAACGACATCTTGGAACGGAAACTTTATACGAATAAAAAAATCAGTCTTAAATCATTGTCTGTAGAGTTGGGTATTGCGTCTCACAGATTATCTTCCGTTATCAACAGTTGCAGTCAACGCACTTTTCTCAATTATGTCAACGCTATTCGTATCAACAGTATCAAACAGTACCTGGCAAATCCGGAATATCTGCGGCGTTATACCGTGGAAGTGCTGGCTTACGACGCAGGCTTTTCGTCCAGAAGTACGTTTTACAGCGCCTTTAAAAAAGAAGTAGGCGTCACTCCTGCCGAATATCTCCGGCAGTTAAAAGATACAAAACTTTGA
- a CDS encoding 3-keto-disaccharide hydrolase, whose product MKRFFLSMIMLTTICAAHAQKPEDTEVYLPVPPIVTPGTNYGDAPSDAVVLFDGKNLDQWVSADHTNQPADWIVQDGILTVNKKAGNIQTKQSFKNYQLHIEWKEPTDIEGEGQARGNSGVFLASTGPGDDGYELQVLDSYNNKTYTNGQAGSIYKQSVPLANPAKKPGEWQAYDVVWTAPAFDENGKLLTPAYVTVFFNGVLVQNHFELKGQTLYIGKPFYKAHGALPIKLQAHGDKSKPISFRNIWVRELK is encoded by the coding sequence ATGAAGCGTTTTTTTCTCAGTATGATTATGTTAACGACTATTTGTGCGGCACATGCTCAAAAACCTGAAGACACAGAAGTTTACCTGCCGGTTCCGCCAATAGTTACACCCGGGACAAATTACGGAGATGCACCTTCGGATGCTGTTGTTTTATTTGACGGAAAGAATCTCGACCAATGGGTATCTGCCGACCATACCAATCAACCTGCGGACTGGATTGTGCAAGACGGAATTTTAACCGTGAATAAAAAAGCCGGTAATATTCAGACAAAGCAATCCTTTAAAAATTATCAGTTGCATATTGAATGGAAAGAGCCGACAGATATTGAAGGAGAAGGTCAGGCTCGCGGCAATAGCGGCGTTTTTCTGGCTTCCACAGGCCCGGGCGATGATGGTTATGAACTGCAGGTTTTGGACTCCTACAATAATAAAACTTATACCAATGGACAAGCCGGTTCAATTTACAAGCAGAGCGTTCCTCTGGCAAATCCTGCAAAGAAGCCCGGCGAGTGGCAAGCGTACGATGTGGTTTGGACGGCTCCGGCATTTGATGAAAACGGTAAGCTGCTGACACCCGCTTATGTTACCGTTTTTTTCAACGGAGTATTGGTACAAAATCATTTTGAACTGAAAGGACAGACGCTGTATATCGGCAAACCGTTTTATAAAGCGCATGGCGCCTTGCCTATAAAATTACAGGCGCATGGCGATAAAAGCAAGCCCATCAGTTTCAGAAATATCTGGGTACGGGAATTGAAATAA
- the pgl gene encoding 6-phosphogluconolactonase, with the protein MQLHISKDINELSKNFADWLVQHADETLQKQDIFTIALSGGSTPKLLHKLLASDEYKNKIDWSKWHFFMGDERFVPYSDDRSNAKMCYETLLNHVPVKEEQIHFFRTENITPEESVENYAQVLHQFFDGKPTGLDVIILGMGDDGHTLSLFPRQTEVIHEATKWTTSFWLEAQGMYRVTMTHPVANHAAQVCFLAAGEGKQEALKEVLEGVYNPDLYPSQIIKPNPGELHWFVDEAAAKLLSH; encoded by the coding sequence ATGCAGTTGCACATTTCAAAAGACATCAACGAACTCAGTAAAAATTTTGCAGATTGGTTAGTACAACACGCCGATGAAACTTTGCAAAAACAAGACATTTTTACCATTGCGCTTTCCGGCGGCAGCACACCAAAGCTGCTACACAAGCTGCTTGCGAGCGACGAGTATAAAAATAAAATCGATTGGAGCAAGTGGCATTTTTTCATGGGCGATGAACGCTTTGTTCCATACAGCGACGACAGAAGCAATGCAAAAATGTGTTATGAAACCTTGCTCAATCATGTGCCGGTAAAAGAAGAACAGATTCATTTTTTCCGGACCGAAAATATTACGCCCGAAGAAAGCGTGGAAAATTATGCGCAGGTTTTACATCAATTCTTCGACGGAAAGCCGACAGGCTTGGATGTAATTATTCTCGGTATGGGCGATGACGGACATACCTTATCTTTGTTTCCGCGCCAGACGGAAGTTATTCACGAAGCAACAAAGTGGACTACAAGTTTTTGGCTCGAAGCCCAGGGTATGTATCGCGTTACAATGACGCATCCCGTGGCAAATCATGCAGCGCAGGTTTGTTTTCTTGCCGCAGGGGAAGGCAAACAAGAAGCTTTGAAAGAAGTGCTGGAAGGCGTGTACAATCCCGATTTATATCCTTCGCAAATCATCAAACCTAATCCGGGAGAGCTGCATTGGTTTGTGGACGAAGCGGCGGCGAAATTATTGTCTCACTAA
- a CDS encoding helix-turn-helix domain-containing protein, with product MRSKIAKKIQDETPEEVRIFVRQYTDIVVRINNILAAKGFTQKDLADKMKKSPSEINKWLKGNHNLTLKTIAKLEAELGESIIETSLPPIAI from the coding sequence ATGAGAAGCAAAATCGCAAAAAAAATACAAGATGAAACGCCCGAAGAAGTGCGCATTTTTGTAAGACAATACACCGATATTGTTGTAAGAATAAACAACATTCTTGCAGCCAAAGGATTTACGCAAAAAGACTTAGCCGACAAGATGAAGAAAAGTCCGTCAGAAATAAATAAATGGCTGAAAGGCAACCACAACCTTACACTTAAAACCATTGCTAAGTTGGAAGCGGAATTAGGTGAATCAATTATAGAAACATCATTGCCGCCAATCGCGATATAA
- a CDS encoding serine hydrolase — protein MQKISSLFVFMLLSATTFSQTINTKKLDSLFDILDKNHLAMGSVAIAKDGKIVYQRQIGYAYIDGNKKIPANVDTKYRIGSITKMFTAVIIFQLIEEKKLSLDTKLAKFYPQIPNADKITIEMLLRHRSGLIDYINDSVDVKKAWITEPHSDNEILKKIINGKPHFSPDSTMSYCNSGYFLLAKIAEAIDKNKFENILRSRIFSRLALKNINSDSINSMDDNDAFPYSHPSDSWQSKQDFYFDDAKGCGNLLSTPTDLIKFIQALFDYKLVKKSSLDSMMRFPDSIKGFAAFFGTGIMRVPFYEKMGYGHNGGTYGQYSTLYDFTKDSLIIAQSFNDMEISLNDILVSELNICYDNPEDFSKYNTKDYPITSAELDKYIGTYTSKDLGKFVITKKDNQLYAQLGTRAAYPYKAIGKDKFELRFISAVLIFDLDKKELTLQQNGKTFLFTKDQ, from the coding sequence ATGCAAAAAATATCTTCACTCTTTGTTTTCATGCTCTTATCGGCAACAACATTTTCCCAAACCATCAACACCAAAAAGCTTGACAGCTTGTTTGATATTCTTGACAAAAATCATCTTGCCATGGGGAGCGTGGCGATTGCGAAAGACGGAAAGATTGTTTACCAACGGCAAATCGGTTATGCGTATATCGACGGCAACAAAAAGATTCCTGCGAATGTTGATACAAAATACCGCATTGGTTCGATAACGAAAATGTTTACGGCAGTTATAATTTTTCAGTTGATTGAAGAAAAGAAATTATCGCTGGATACAAAGCTTGCAAAGTTTTATCCTCAAATTCCGAATGCAGATAAGATTACGATTGAAATGCTGCTGAGGCACAGAAGCGGGTTGATTGATTACATCAATGATTCTGTGGATGTAAAAAAAGCTTGGATAACTGAGCCTCATTCGGACAATGAAATTTTGAAAAAGATAATAAACGGCAAACCGCATTTTTCGCCGGATTCAACAATGAGTTATTGTAATTCAGGATATTTTCTTTTGGCAAAAATTGCGGAAGCTATTGATAAAAATAAGTTTGAAAATATTTTACGAAGCAGAATTTTTTCAAGATTAGCATTAAAAAACATCAATTCAGATAGTATAAATAGTATGGACGACAATGATGCGTTTCCGTATTCTCATCCATCTGACAGTTGGCAATCAAAACAAGATTTTTATTTCGATGATGCAAAAGGTTGCGGTAATCTTTTATCCACGCCAACCGATTTAATTAAGTTCATTCAGGCATTATTTGATTACAAACTTGTAAAAAAATCGAGCCTTGATTCTATGATGCGTTTTCCTGATTCTATCAAAGGGTTTGCTGCGTTTTTTGGTACAGGAATAATGCGTGTGCCGTTTTATGAGAAAATGGGTTATGGACACAACGGCGGAACTTATGGGCAATATTCGACTTTATATGATTTTACAAAAGATAGTTTAATCATTGCTCAATCATTCAACGATATGGAAATTTCTTTGAATGATATTTTAGTAAGCGAATTGAATATTTGCTATGACAATCCCGAAGATTTTTCAAAATATAACACAAAGGATTATCCGATAACATCTGCGGAACTTGATAAATATATTGGCACATATACTTCCAAAGATTTAGGAAAATTCGTCATTACCAAGAAAGATAATCAATTGTATGCGCAGCTTGGTACGCGGGCTGCATATCCGTACAAAGCAATAGGAAAGGATAAATTTGAACTGAGGTTTATATCTGCTGTTCTGATATTCGACCTTGATAAAAAAGAATTGACTTTACAACAAAACGGCAAAACATTTTTATTTACCAAAGACCAATAA